In the genome of Vicia villosa cultivar HV-30 ecotype Madison, WI linkage group LG7, Vvil1.0, whole genome shotgun sequence, one region contains:
- the LOC131616021 gene encoding uncharacterized protein LOC131616021 isoform X1, giving the protein MTRDGSGHNMIVRIMLIQWLKILAKEQGISHTKLMDYLFGFASSLSRDLACGLLGELSYPCCFNNFVQDVSKEEGNLAVTRDSVQERVTRAKKQTRKTAEIVEKWLKDANVVIGNVDQLLQMAKMEKKSCLGYCPNWIWRYRVGRKLSKKKKELKLCIEEGRQYIQIEWPVSLSAGFFSSEKCWEFDSRKPAYEELTCAFEDDEVTMIGLYGMGGCGKTMLAMEVGKRCGHLFDQVLFVPVSSTVEVERIQEKIAGSLEFEFQEKDEMDRSQRLCMRLTQEDKVLVILDDVWQMLDFDAIGIPSGEHHKGCKVLITSRSEAVCTLTDCQKKIPLSTLTNDETWDLFQKQSLITEGTWNTIKNLAKEISNECKGLPVATVAVASSLKGKAEVEWKVTLDRLRSSKPVNIEKGLQNPYKCLQLSYDNLDNEEAKSLFLLCSVFPEDCEIPVEFLTRSAIGLGIVGEVRSYEGARDEVSAAKNKLISSCLLLNVDEGKCVKMHDLVRNVAHWIAENKIKCASEKDIMTLEHTPLRYLWCDKFPINLDCSNLDFLHIHTDTQVSDEFFKGMRMLRVLFLYNKGRERRPLSTMSLKSLTNLRCMLLSKWDLVDISFVGDMKKLESLTLCDCSFLELPDVVTQLTNLRLLDLSECDMKMNPFEVIGRHTQLEELYFADHRSKWEVEFLEKFSVRQALQRYQIQLGSMFSGFQEEFLNRHRTLFLSYLNTSNGTIKDLAEKAEVLCIAGIEGGDKNIIPDIFQNMNHITELLIRDSNGIECLVDICLMEVGTLFCKLHWLRIEHMEHFKALYNGRMPLGGHFGNLEDLYISHCPKLTCLFTLAVAQNLAQLEKLQVLSCPALKHILIDDDREEIVSAYDHRLLLFPKLKKLHVRECDVLEYIIPITLAQGLVHLECLEIVCNIMLKYVFGLSTHKDGQNQNELKIIELLALEELTLVMLPNINSICPEDCYLMWPNLLQFNLQNCGEFFMVSINTCMALHNDPIINEASNQTVQNIKEVRVNNCELEGIFQLVGLSTDGEKDPPTSCLEMLYLDNLPQLRYLCRSDVESTNLQFQNLQQMEICGCRRLKCIFSSCMAGGLPQLKALKIENCNQLDRIVDDIGTATPLGLFGLPGLIRFTLISCPMLGSLFTASTAKTLSSLEELTIQDCHGLKQLVTYGRAQKNRRGEIVEDDHHDFQSYKSMFQSLKKISIMRCHLLKCILPVTFARGLVKLEAIEITDTPELRYVFGHSSHQYPSRFQIELPVLEKVALYNIPNMNAICPENYHATCSSLQILVMNDVGLSMNNWIADSDLSSKTDEGETSMSIERKLISVTVENGSEIEGIFQMKGFPNENGQQVMSWLEDLKLVNLPELMYIWMGAKHFVSLQHLHKIHICNCPKLKSIFSIAVLRVLPLLKILLVEQCEELEQIIEDEEENENVPNPLVCFPQLKFLLVTHCNKLKHLFYIPTSHEFPQLEYLTLNQDSSLVHVFKVNPGVREGRVEVLLPKLKQVMLIQLPNLNNICQGIVEFQTLTSLLVHNCPKFSLTSTTTMEDMLQIYDCDSEIGFYLRPHLHDIGCTITNGHEFLTSKNKNQEIQELQSHEQKLSPISSPNSTERVTEDGTALKNTEIVPSSIHSESDSSHSSPLPTSQCSPHPRYEISFSQTETYINEENNGHPISIGGDMVANDLKHVEEDDEGQITTPFVYEVITTDNLVAKALSDLEDSLSIPLKDIASSETNSLRLLTALNFLSHLSLKDIALSDELRAIIETMHTEFPTIICSFKQAFITIDKFAAIEAHHDEAAVTLSSKISNAKSFLDEAQQREAALKEKIIQLEKEIEYLQEEKEKCIQETVGYKMELENVKKDKYQHVEVQIKARQQIFEVDYKWSALLSQFQYNNTVARNFS; this is encoded by the exons ATGACTAGGGATGGAAGTGGTCATAATATGATCGTGAGAATAATGTTGATCCAATGGTTAAAAATATTG GCCAAGGAACAAGGAATTAGCCACACTAAACTAATGGACTACCTCTTTGGATTTGCGTCATCCCTTTCAAGAGATTTGGCGTGCGGTTTATTAGGTGAATTAAGTTATCCCTGCTGCTTCAACAATTTTGTTCAAGATGTTTCAAAAGAAGAAGGTAACTTGGCTGTAACAAGAGATAGTGTCCAAGAACGTGTTACACGAGCCAAGAAGCAAACTAGAAAGACAGCTGAGATTGTTGAGAAGTGGCTGAAGGATGCTAACGTTGTCATAGGCAATGTTGATCAATTACTACAAATGGCAAAAATGGAAAAGAAGTCTTGTCTTGGGTACTGTCCAAATTGGATTTGGCGATACCGTGTAGGCAGGAAGTtatcaaagaaaaaaaaggagctTAAATTGTGCATTGAAGAAGGGAGACAATATATACAGATTGAATGGCCTGTTTCACTTTCAGCAGGCTTTTTTTCTTCGGAAAAATGCTGGGAGTTTGATAGTAGAAAACCTGCTTATGAGGAACTTACGTGTGcttttgaagatgatgaagttaCTATGATTGGATTATATGGGATGGGGGGTTGTGGCAAAACAATGCTTGCAATGGAAGTAGGCAAGAGATGTGGTCATCTTTTTGATCAAGTGCTTTTTGTGCCTGTGTCTAGTACTGTGGAAGTGGAAAGGATCCAAGAAAAAATTGCAGGCTCTCTTGAATTTGAATTCCAAGAAAAAGACGAAATGGACAGATCACAACGCTTATGCATGAGGTTAACACAGGAAGATAAGGTGCTTGTGATTCTAGATGATGTGTGGCAAATGTTAGATTTTGATGCCATTGGGATTCCTTCCGGTGAACATCATAAAGGTTGCAAGGTTCTCATTACCAGTAGATCTGAAGCAGTTTGTACTTTGACGGATTGCCAGAAAAAAATTCCCCTATCAACACTAACCAACGATGAAACGTGGGATCTTTTCCAAAAGCAATCACTCATAACCGAAGGAACTTGGAATACTATAAAGAATTTGGCTAAAGAAATCTCAAATGAATGTAAAGGCTTGCCTGTTGCCACAGTAGCCGTGGCTAGCAGCTTGAAAGGCAAGGCTGAGGTGGAATGGAAGGTCACATTGGATAGATTGAGAAGTTCGAAGCCTGTTAATATTGAAAAAGGTTTGCAAAACCCATACAAGTGCTTGCAGTTAAGCTATGATAATTTGGACAATGAAGAGGCCAAGTCACTTTTCTTGTTGTGTTCTGTGTTTCCTGAAGATTGTGAGATTCCTGTGGAGTTTTTAACTAGGTCTGCAATAGGGCTAGGCATAGTTGGAGAAGTTCGCTCATATGAAGGGGCTAGGGATGAAGTGAGTGCGGCTAAAAATAAGCTTATAAGTTCTTGTTTGTTGCTAAATGTTGATGAAGGAAAATGTGTTAAAATGCATGACTTAGTTCGCAATGTAGCCCATTGGATTGCAGAGAATAAGATTAAGTGTGCCTCGGAAAAGGATATTATGACTTTGGAACACACTCCATTAAGATATCTGTGGTGTGATAAATTTCCAATTAATTTGGATTGTTCCAATCTCGACTTTCTACACATTCACACAGATACACAAGTATCAGATGAATTTTTCAAAGGAATGAGAATGCTCAGAGTTTTGTTTCTTTACAACAAGGGTCGGGAGAGAAGGCCATTGTCGACTATGTCATTAAAATCATTGACAAATCTCCGTTGCATGCTTTTGAGTAAATGGGATTTAGTTGACATCTCATTTGTGGGAGATATGAAGAAACTTGAAAGTCTTACATTGTGTGATTGTTCATTCCTTGAATTACCTGATGTGGTTACACAATTGACAAACTTGAGATTGTTGGATTTGTCAGAATGTGATATGAAAATGAATCCGTTTGAAGTGATTGGGAGACACACGCAGCTTGAAGAACTGTACTTTGCTGACCATAGATCAAAATGGGAAGTTGAATTCTTAGAAAAGTTTAGTGTCCGCCAAGCGTTACAGAGGTATCAAATACAATTAGGAAGCATGTTTTCCGGTTTCCAAGAAGAGTTTCTCAATCGTCACAGAACTTTGTTTCTCAGTTATTTGAATACATCTAATGGCACAATCAAGGATTTGGCCGAAAAGGCAGAGGTCTTGTGTATAGCAGGTATCGAGGGAGGTGATAAAAATATTATCCCCGACATATTTCAAAATATGAACCATATAACTGAGCTTTTGATACGCGATTCTAATGGGATAGAGTGTTTGGTTGACATTTGTCTGATGGAGGTAGGAACTCTCTTCTGCAAGTTGCATTGGCTAAGAATTGAGCATATGGAGCATTTTAAAGCTTTATACAATGGTCGAATGCCTCTTGGTGGTCATTTTGGGAATTTAGAAGACCTATATATAAGTCATTGTCCAAAGCTAACATGTCTCTTCACACTTGCAGTTGCTCAAAATCTGGCACAACTGGAGAAGTTACAAGTATTATCTTGCCCTGCACTTAAGCACATACTAATCGATGATGATAGAGAGGAGATAGTTAGTGCATACGATCACAGACTACTGTTGTTTCCAAAATTGAAAAAGCTTCATGTTAGAGAGTGTGATGTGCTGGAATACATAATCCCAATCACTTTAGCTCAAGGCCTTGTACATTTGGAGTGTTTGGAAATTGTATGTAATATTATGTTGAAATATGTATTTGGCCTGAGCACACACAAAGATGGTCAGAATCAAAATGAACTCAAGATAATCGAGCTTTTGGCATTGGAAGAGCTTACTCTTGTTATGTTGCCGAATATCAATAGCATTTGTCCGGAAGATTGTTATCTAATGTGGCCAAACTTGCTTCAattcaatttgcaaaactgtgGAGAGTTTTTCATGGTGTCTATCAATACTTGCATGGCTTTACACAACGATCCGATAATCAATGAAGCTTCAAATCAAACTGTgcaaaatataaaagaagttcgAGTCAATAACTGTGAATTAGAAGGTATCTTTCAGCTAGTAGGATTATCCACTGATGGAGAAAAAGATCCACCGACGTCATGCTTGGAAATGTTGTATTTGGATAATCTACCTCAGCTCAGGTATCTCTGTAGGAGTGATGTAGAATCAACAAACCTCCAATTCCAAAATCTTCAACAAATGGAGATATGTGGATGTAGAAGATTAAAATGTATCTTCTCATCCTGTATGGCAGGAGGGCTCCCTCAATTGAAAGCGCTAAAGATAGAAAACTGCAATCAGCTAGATCGAATCGTTGATGATATTGGCACCGCAACTCCCTTAG GATTATTTGGTCTCCCCGGCCTTATAAGGTTTACACTAATATCGTGTCCCATGCTGGGTTCGTTGTTCACAGCATCCACTGCTAAAACCTTGTCTTCATTGGAAGAATTGACGATACAAGATTGCCATGGTTTAAAGCAACTGGTAACATATGGAAGGGCTCAGAAAAATAGAAGGGGCGAAATAGTTGAGGATGATCATCACGACTTTCAGAGTTATAAGTCAATGttccaaagtttgaaaaagatTAGTATTATGAGATGTCATTTGCTGAAATGTATATTGCCTGTTACATTTGCAAGAGGACTGGTGAAATTGGAAGCTATAGAAATCACAGACACTCCTGAGTTGAGATATGTATTTGGTCATTCCTCCCATCAATATCCAAGCAGGTTCCAAATTGAGCTTCCTGTTTTAGAAAAAGTTGCACTCTACAATATACCAAATATGAACGCCATTTGTCCAGAAAACTACCATGCAACATGCTCATCTTTGCAAATTCTTGTAATGAATGATGTTGGTCTATCAATGAATAATTGGATAGCTGATTCAGATCTTAGTTCTAAAACA GATGAAGGAGAAACAAGCATGAGTATTGAGAGGAAGTTGATATCTGTTACTGTAGAGAACGGATCCGAAATTGAAGGCATTTTTCAAATGAAGGGATTCCCTAATGAGAATGGACAACAAGTAATGTCCTGGTTAGAAGACCTTAAATTGGTCAATTTGCCAGAGCTAATGTACATATGGATGGGTGCCAAACATTTTGTGAGCCTTCAACATCTTCACAAAATACACATTTGCAATTGTCCAAAACTAAAATCTATATTCTCCATTGCTGTTTTGAGAGTCCTACCTCTGTTGAAGATCCTATTGGTAGAACAGTGTGAGGAATTGGAGCAAATCATTGAAGacgaagaagaaaatgaaaatgtCCCAAATCCTTTAGTGTGCTTCCCACAGCTAAAGTTTCTTCTTGTCACACACTGCAATAAGTTGAAGCATTTGTTTTATATCCCTACATCCCACGAGTTTCCACAACTGGAATATCTAACCCTCAATCAAGATTCTAGTCTAGTTCATGTTTTCAAAGTTAATCCTGGTGTGAGAGAAGGGAGAGTGGAAGTGTTGCTTCCAAAACTGAAACAGGTAATGTTAATACAACTGCCAAACCTCAATAATATATGTCAAGGGATTGTTGAGTTTCAGACTCTGACCAGTCTTTTGGTGCACAATTGCCCGAAATTCTCACTAACTTCAACGACTACTATGGAGGACATGCTACAAATCTATGATTGTG ACAGCGAAATTGGTTTCTATCTCCGTCCGCACTTGCACGACATAGGTTGTACAATAACAAATGGTCATGAGTTCCTGACATCAAAGAACAAAAACCAGGAGATACAAGAATTACAATCACATGAGCAGAAACTGTCGCCCATTTCTTCACCAAACTCGACCGAG AGGGTTACTGAAGACGGAACAGCATTAAAGAATACAGAGATAGTACCTTCGTCAATTCATTCTGAATCTGATAGCTCACATTCAAGCCCACTACCTACCTCTCAATGTAGTCCACATCCTCGA TATGAAATCAGCTTCAGCCAAACTGAGACTTACATTAATGAAGAAAACAATGGCCATCCTATAAGCATAGGAGGAGACATGGTGGCCAATGATCTCAAACAtgtggaagaagatgatgaaggccAAATAACCACACCTTTTGTTTATGAAGTTATAACAACTGATAACTTAGTTGCAAAGGCTCTTTCTGACCTGGAAGACTCTTTAAGCATACCTCTGAAGGACATAGCTAGCTCAGAGACTAACAGCCTTCGCCTTCTAACGGCTCTCAACTTCTTGTCCCACCTTTCCTTAAAAGATATAGCTCTATCAGACGAACTCCGAGCTATAATAGAGACTATGCACACAGAATTCCCAACCATCATATGCTCCTTCAAGCAAGCCTTTATTACCATAGACAAATTTGCTGCGATTGAAGCTCATCACGACGAGGCGGCCGTTACTCTCTCTTCCAAAATTTCCAATGCAAAAAGTTTTTTGGATGAAGCTCAACAGAGGGAAGCTGCTTTAAAGGAAAAGATCATTCAATTGGAGAAAGAAATAGAATATCTTCAAGAGGAAAAGGAGAAATGCATTCAAGAAACTGTAGGCTATAAAATGGAGTTGGAGAATGTAAAGAAAGACAAGTATCAACATGTGGAAGTTCAAATAAAAGCACGACAGCAAATATTTGAGGTTGATTATAAATGGTCTGCTCTACTTAGTCAGTTTCAGTACAACAACACTGTTGCAAGAAATTTTTCTTGA